One Haloterrigena salifodinae DNA window includes the following coding sequences:
- a CDS encoding ABC transporter substrate-binding protein, producing the protein MDRIQRLITGAASDQLSITILTLPTDNDRQAIKIARQLEENLKAVGINVRIEPRADAELLQTVLLEHDFDCYISRHPGGYDPDFLYETFHSKFAPEAGWQNPYGFVDTKLDELLERQRSTTGSERKEAIGEALDRLAQTHPIVPICVPDERRLVRTDRFDGWDDHHLGTRLGYLGLEPDENDFEDEVVLNAVITDSSPSRNINPLAAAYRYRGPFIDLLYDSVATRDDDELRPWLAESWEWDESVATITLRSNCLFHDGEPVTADDVKFTYDLLDDTSLGDRDGQSPAPRYRGVGDAVESVTAVDDRTVRMRFGTSDEVGELAFTVPILPKHIWKTAVKDRLENGAEPIQGTWDLVTTEEIPPIGSGPFALTEQEPRSHLRFERFDDHFTRRGYVDLPEPRVDEIAFHVEPNSSAAVDQLEAGNADVTGSILGSETVGDVPDGLELVESESWTFYHIGFNVRNSPFSNLHFRRNVARLIDRESLVADVFNEQASPTVTPVTGEWIPDDLEWDGSAPYAPFFRDETNSGDTGELDIEQAKREFERHGFQYDEDGEYIVRS; encoded by the coding sequence ATGGACCGCATTCAGCGACTCATCACCGGCGCCGCCAGCGATCAACTCTCGATAACCATCTTAACGCTACCCACGGACAACGATCGACAGGCGATCAAGATCGCCCGCCAACTCGAGGAAAACCTCAAGGCGGTCGGTATCAACGTCCGGATCGAGCCCCGCGCCGACGCCGAGTTGCTGCAGACGGTCTTGCTCGAGCACGACTTCGATTGTTACATCAGTCGCCACCCGGGCGGATACGACCCCGACTTTCTGTACGAGACGTTTCACTCGAAGTTCGCCCCCGAAGCCGGTTGGCAAAACCCCTACGGGTTCGTGGACACCAAGCTCGACGAGTTACTCGAGCGACAGCGCTCGACGACGGGGTCGGAACGGAAGGAAGCGATCGGTGAAGCGCTCGACCGATTGGCGCAAACGCATCCGATCGTGCCGATCTGCGTTCCCGACGAGCGGCGACTCGTCAGAACGGATCGGTTCGACGGCTGGGATGATCACCACCTCGGGACCCGACTCGGCTATCTCGGTCTCGAACCCGACGAGAACGACTTCGAGGACGAGGTCGTCCTGAACGCGGTGATCACCGACTCGAGCCCCTCGAGAAACATCAATCCCCTCGCCGCGGCGTACCGCTATCGGGGTCCGTTCATCGATCTGCTCTACGACTCGGTAGCGACCCGGGACGACGACGAACTCCGGCCGTGGCTCGCCGAGTCCTGGGAGTGGGACGAGTCGGTCGCGACGATCACGCTCCGATCGAACTGCCTGTTCCACGACGGCGAGCCGGTGACCGCCGACGACGTCAAGTTTACGTACGATCTTCTGGACGACACCTCGCTCGGCGACCGCGACGGGCAGTCGCCGGCGCCGAGATACCGCGGGGTGGGTGATGCCGTCGAATCGGTGACGGCCGTCGACGACCGAACCGTTCGGATGCGATTCGGGACGAGCGACGAGGTCGGCGAACTGGCCTTTACCGTCCCGATTCTCCCGAAACACATCTGGAAGACGGCGGTCAAAGACCGCCTCGAGAACGGCGCAGAGCCCATCCAGGGGACGTGGGATCTCGTGACCACCGAAGAGATTCCGCCGATCGGCAGCGGTCCGTTCGCGCTCACCGAGCAGGAGCCGCGCTCGCACCTTCGTTTCGAGCGCTTCGACGACCACTTCACCCGCCGCGGCTACGTCGACCTGCCGGAGCCCCGCGTCGACGAGATCGCCTTTCACGTCGAACCGAACAGTAGCGCGGCCGTCGACCAGCTCGAGGCGGGGAACGCCGACGTGACGGGCTCTATCCTCGGATCGGAGACGGTCGGAGACGTGCCGGACGGCCTCGAACTCGTCGAGTCCGAATCGTGGACGTTCTACCACATCGGGTTCAACGTCAGGAACTCGCCGTTCAGCAACCTCCACTTCCGACGAAACGTCGCGCGATTGATCGACAGGGAGTCGCTCGTGGCGGACGTCTTCAACGAGCAGGCGAGCCCGACCGTCACGCCAGTTACGGGGGAGTGGATTCCGGACGACCTCGAGTGGGACGGTTCGGCACCATACGCGCCCTTTTTCCGTGACGAAACGAACAGTGGGGATACGGGAGAACTGGACATAGAACAAGCGAAGCGCGAATTCGAACGACACGGCTTCCAGTACGACGAAGACGGAGAATACATCGTGAGGTCCTAA
- a CDS encoding phosphatase PAP2 family protein codes for MLAELLTQVTVIIVVLLVGFVPVCIGRRRLRATRHEWRDRMREAAPVAGMVLVVLLANRFTRQRLPDISWAIDWNLTPTFYAIEGEAIIWFQQFASPPVTQYFSFVYIYGYVFILVFPVIAYFALSDTRPLRELLSAYALNYLIGLFLYLLVIAYGPRNIMPTAIETVLYDFRPQYQYLTQEVNHNTNVFPSLHTSLSATIAIFAYRTRDEYPIWFAVAAPLAASIAVSTMYLGIHWAIDVVAGITLAVGTVYAADRLVGRWSLAEDFGIEVDEYAARIRRIAGTSAPTDPPSPAEDDEYGEADGADVEGPSSDEPSTGRRS; via the coding sequence ATGCTCGCCGAGCTGTTGACGCAGGTAACGGTCATCATTGTCGTCCTGCTCGTCGGGTTCGTCCCCGTCTGTATCGGCCGACGCCGGTTGCGGGCGACCCGCCACGAGTGGCGGGACCGAATGCGAGAGGCCGCGCCCGTCGCGGGCATGGTGCTCGTCGTGTTACTCGCGAACCGGTTCACTCGACAGCGCTTGCCCGATATCTCCTGGGCGATCGACTGGAACCTGACGCCGACGTTTTACGCCATCGAGGGGGAGGCGATCATCTGGTTTCAGCAGTTCGCCAGCCCGCCGGTGACCCAGTACTTTTCGTTCGTCTACATCTACGGCTACGTCTTCATTCTGGTCTTCCCCGTGATCGCGTACTTCGCGCTGTCGGATACGCGCCCGCTCCGGGAGCTGCTGTCCGCGTACGCGCTGAACTACCTGATCGGACTGTTCCTCTACCTCCTGGTGATCGCCTACGGGCCGCGAAACATCATGCCCACCGCGATCGAGACCGTGCTGTACGATTTCCGCCCGCAGTATCAGTACCTGACGCAGGAGGTAAACCACAACACCAACGTTTTCCCGTCGTTGCACACCTCGCTGTCGGCGACGATCGCGATCTTCGCCTACCGAACCAGAGACGAGTACCCGATCTGGTTCGCCGTCGCGGCGCCGCTGGCGGCGAGTATCGCGGTGTCGACGATGTACCTGGGGATCCACTGGGCGATCGACGTCGTCGCGGGCATCACGCTCGCGGTCGGGACGGTGTACGCCGCCGACCGTCTCGTCGGCCGCTGGTCGCTCGCGGAGGACTTCGGCATCGAAGTCGACGAGTACGCGGCCCGGATTCGGCGGATCGCCGGAACGAGCGCGCCGACCGATCCCCCCTCGCCTGCCGAAGACGACGAGTACGGTGAGGCTGACGGGGCCGACGTCGAGGGTCCCTCGAGCGACGAGCCGTCGACGGGTCGTCGGTCGTAA